The region ACCGACATAGACCCAGACTTTGTAGTAGTGGGCGAAACGCGCAATTACAACTGGTCTATGATGCAAATGGCCGCACGCTTTGTTTCACAAGGGGCGCGCTTTATCGCCACCAACCCCGACACCCATGGTCCGCACATGCACCCCGCCTGCGGTGCCTTGTGCGCGCCTATCGAACGTATGACCGGCAAAAAGCCGTTTTATGTGGGTAAACCCAGTGCTTGGATCATTCGCGCGGCACTTAATCACATGGACGCCCACTCGGAGAACACGCTGATCATCGGTGATAATTTAAATACTGATATTTTAGCGGGCTTTCAAGCGGGCCTAGATACGGTGCTGGTGCTGACCGGCGTCAGTCAAATCAGTGATATTGAT is a window of Oceanisphaera sp. IT1-181 DNA encoding:
- a CDS encoding HAD-IIA family hydrolase; translation: MTKKNVICDIDGVILHNNDLIPGADVFVQRLLEQGINLLFLTNYPAQTPKDLQNRFYSVGIEVPESMFYTSAMATADFLKRQSGEKAYVIGEGALIHELYNAGFTITDIDPDFVVVGETRNYNWSMMQMAARFVSQGARFIATNPDTHGPHMHPACGALCAPIERMTGKKPFYVGKPSAWIIRAALNHMDAHSENTLIIGDNLNTDILAGFQAGLDTVLVLTGVSQISDIDNMPFRPQHVYASVADIDLF